A single Brucella intermedia LMG 3301 DNA region contains:
- a CDS encoding ETC complex I subunit, whose product MVARIYRPAKTAMQSGQAKTDQWLLEYEPESPRMVEPLMGYTSSGDMKSQIRLFFATREEAVDYAKRNGIAYRVFEPNEQKRRKVSYSDNFRFDRTMPWTH is encoded by the coding sequence ATGGTTGCACGTATTTACCGTCCAGCTAAGACTGCCATGCAGTCCGGTCAGGCCAAGACAGACCAGTGGCTTCTGGAATATGAGCCGGAAAGCCCGCGCATGGTCGAGCCTTTGATGGGCTACACGTCTTCCGGCGATATGAAGAGCCAGATTCGTCTTTTCTTCGCCACCCGGGAGGAAGCCGTCGATTATGCGAAGCGCAATGGCATCGCCTATCGCGTTTTCGAGCCGAACGAGCAGAAGCGCCGCAAGGTTTCCTATTCTGACAATTTCCGGTTCGACCGGACGATGCCCTGGACGCACTGA
- a CDS encoding SH3 domain-containing protein: protein MKLALKAALVALGVFAAGAAQAANAISTTNLNIRTGPGTRYATLGSIPSGAPVTVRGCTAGYGWCQVSYGPTFGWASSRYLAFREGTSGGYSDDFGRTAALIGIPLIAGLAIGSALNDRDDYWYRDRRYYRNRHWDRRDWRDRPRWHGNHGPRVYLRQRGPDGPHGQ from the coding sequence ATGAAGCTTGCTCTCAAAGCCGCCCTTGTTGCCCTGGGCGTGTTTGCGGCGGGCGCAGCGCAGGCGGCGAACGCCATTTCCACCACCAATCTCAATATCCGCACCGGCCCCGGCACGCGCTATGCGACGCTGGGCTCCATCCCGAGCGGAGCGCCCGTGACGGTGCGCGGCTGCACAGCCGGCTACGGCTGGTGTCAGGTGAGCTATGGCCCGACCTTTGGCTGGGCCTCGTCACGCTATCTCGCGTTCAGGGAAGGAACTTCCGGCGGATATTCCGATGATTTCGGTCGAACCGCTGCGTTGATCGGCATTCCGCTGATCGCCGGCCTTGCCATAGGCTCGGCCCTCAATGATCGTGACGATTACTGGTATCGCGACCGTCGCTATTACCGGAACAGACATTGGGATCGTCGCGACTGGCGTGACCGCCCGCGCTGGCATGGCAATCACGGGCCGCGCGTCTACCTGAGGCAGCGCGGACCGGACGGCCCGCACGGTCAGTGA
- a CDS encoding YMGG-like glycine zipper-containing protein — MRKVALGLVALLAITGCTTTEKDLSIGTGAGAIIGGIAGGGRGALIGAGAGALGGLLVRELRNGNCQYRDRHGRIYVARCRR, encoded by the coding sequence ATGCGGAAAGTAGCACTTGGGCTGGTTGCCCTTCTGGCCATAACGGGCTGCACCACTACGGAAAAGGATCTTTCCATCGGCACGGGCGCCGGGGCCATCATCGGCGGCATTGCCGGTGGCGGACGCGGCGCCTTGATCGGCGCCGGTGCGGGTGCGCTGGGCGGCCTGCTGGTGCGTGAACTGCGCAACGGCAATTGCCAGTATCGCGACCGTCATGGCCGCATCTATGTGGCGCGCTGCCGGCGATAA
- a CDS encoding RcnB family protein: protein MKRIVIALTALSFLAAPAAMAQSYPSHHGKPSHGQMHKGGPKYDARRYDDRRHQSWRKGNRLPPNYRGHVVNNYSRYKLRQPPRGYHWVKVNNDYLLIGIATGIISSIVAGR, encoded by the coding sequence ATGAAGCGGATCGTTATTGCTCTCACTGCCCTTTCATTTCTCGCCGCGCCTGCTGCGATGGCACAGTCTTATCCGTCGCATCACGGCAAGCCGTCTCACGGCCAGATGCACAAGGGCGGCCCGAAATATGATGCGCGCAGATATGACGACCGCCGTCATCAGAGCTGGAGGAAGGGCAACCGCCTGCCGCCGAACTATCGCGGTCACGTCGTGAACAACTATTCGCGCTACAAGCTGCGCCAGCCGCCGCGTGGTTATCACTGGGTCAAGGTCAACAACGATTACCTGCTGATCGGCATCGCAACCGGCATCATTTCGTCGATCGTCGCGGGTCGGTAA
- a CDS encoding transporter substrate-binding domain-containing protein, with protein sequence MGVYVSEPFVNKEGDSYSGMAIDIWHDIATRMNLASQYVEYPNYGELVKAVSEGKVEAAVTNLTITESRAEIIDFTHPWFDAGLRIMIHTQAGSGWDDLINRLDDAGHLATYAWILFILLAATVVLTIFDRRFDEGFPKRWREGLAESFYHVVSIATSGKTSRKNLFGWVGRVWQTFWMVFGIAIIAYVTSSVTSVMTVAHIDNSISSLSDLQGKSVGVRAGSVAEQFLKSRSIATVPFDHLPEAVGALVNDEIAAIVGDGPVLDYYAHQHADQPIDLVGNVFSPDKYGFAFPRQSELVKPASVAIISAHENEEIPKLKAKYFGPEN encoded by the coding sequence GTGGGTGTGTATGTAAGCGAGCCTTTCGTCAACAAGGAAGGCGATTCCTACTCCGGCATGGCCATCGACATCTGGCACGATATCGCCACGCGGATGAATCTTGCTTCGCAATATGTGGAATATCCCAACTATGGGGAGCTGGTGAAAGCTGTTTCCGAAGGCAAGGTTGAAGCAGCCGTCACCAATCTCACAATCACGGAGAGCCGGGCTGAAATCATCGATTTCACGCATCCATGGTTCGATGCGGGCCTGCGCATCATGATCCACACCCAGGCGGGCAGCGGCTGGGACGATCTGATCAATCGCCTGGATGATGCCGGGCATCTGGCGACCTATGCGTGGATATTGTTCATCCTCCTCGCCGCTACGGTGGTGCTGACGATTTTCGACCGGCGTTTTGATGAAGGTTTTCCAAAGCGGTGGCGCGAGGGGCTTGCGGAGAGCTTCTACCACGTCGTTTCCATTGCCACTTCGGGCAAAACCTCGCGCAAAAACCTGTTCGGCTGGGTGGGACGCGTCTGGCAGACATTCTGGATGGTGTTCGGCATTGCGATCATCGCCTATGTGACTTCATCGGTTACCAGCGTCATGACGGTCGCCCATATCGACAACAGCATTTCCAGCCTGTCGGACCTGCAAGGGAAATCCGTGGGCGTGCGCGCGGGCAGTGTCGCGGAGCAGTTCCTGAAATCACGCTCCATCGCGACCGTGCCTTTCGATCACCTGCCTGAAGCCGTCGGCGCGCTCGTGAACGACGAGATTGCGGCAATCGTCGGCGACGGTCCGGTCCTCGACTATTATGCCCATCAGCATGCCGACCAGCCTATCGATCTCGTCGGCAATGTGTTCAGTCCGGACAAATATGGCTTCGCCTTCCCGCGCCAGAGCGAACTTGTCAAACCGGCGAGCGTGGCGATCATCAGTGCCCATGAGAATGAGGAAATCCCCAAGCTGAAAGCCAAATATTTCGGCCCCGAGAACTGA
- a CDS encoding AI-2E family transporter, translating to MENIDNPDSAVRPITSAPPRLPTLAAMAVTVAILYFAKDVFLPLAIAVLLTFALAPIVAFLRRAGLPRLFAVITSVAGGFLIVAVFSAVVAFQVSEVAQNVTYYQYNIIEKIRTLKEAGSDNSFFDRLNSFAERIGTEINRPEQKTQALPSDEPEEKPLLVQIFAPRHPVETLRSIIEPLIGPLATTGLVVVVVIFMLLEREELRDRFIRLVGYGDLHRTTEALQDAGKRVGQYLLTQLVVNITYGVPLAFGLWILGIPNAALWGMLAIVLRFVPYIGPVIAAILPLFLAFAVAPGWNLLLWTIGLFVVIELLINNVIEPWLYGSRTGLSPLAIIVSAIFWAWLWGPVGLVLSTPLTVCLVVLGRHVPKFEFLEILFGNEPVLDPKERLYQRLLAGDPDEATDNAEEMLEQKYLVEFYGSVAVPALLMAERDRLRSVLTEQQLQIVTESTKTLVANLEQIATEEEGDDEEIAIENPDGDGSKTDLELPSGEGRSLLTFGGRRGLDDTAAVMLAQVLAVQGASAEAVAHDALTPARLKALDISGRDTLMICFLDRQAARHARFAVRRLRRLQPAVRVGVVLWHEPNEARSVDREALREEMQADFVACTMIEAVVEGLSETKPKPLKAAGKTARAQSRKATAAKPA from the coding sequence ATGGAAAATATCGACAATCCGGATTCTGCCGTGCGGCCGATCACGTCGGCGCCGCCGCGTCTGCCCACCCTGGCAGCAATGGCGGTCACCGTCGCCATCCTTTACTTTGCAAAGGATGTGTTTCTGCCGCTTGCCATCGCGGTGTTGCTGACATTCGCGCTGGCGCCGATCGTCGCCTTTCTGCGCCGGGCGGGCCTTCCGCGCCTGTTCGCGGTGATTACCAGCGTGGCGGGCGGCTTCCTGATCGTGGCCGTTTTCAGCGCCGTGGTTGCCTTCCAGGTTTCCGAAGTCGCGCAGAATGTTACATACTATCAGTACAACATCATCGAGAAGATCAGGACACTCAAGGAAGCGGGTTCCGACAACAGTTTCTTCGACAGGCTGAACAGCTTCGCCGAGCGCATAGGCACGGAAATCAACCGGCCGGAACAGAAAACGCAGGCGCTCCCTTCCGATGAGCCCGAGGAAAAGCCGCTCCTTGTCCAGATATTCGCACCACGCCATCCGGTGGAAACGCTTAGGAGCATCATCGAACCGCTTATCGGACCGCTGGCGACGACGGGTCTCGTCGTTGTCGTGGTGATTTTCATGCTGCTCGAAAGGGAGGAACTGCGCGACCGCTTCATAAGGCTGGTGGGTTACGGCGATCTTCATCGAACGACCGAAGCCTTGCAGGATGCGGGAAAGCGGGTCGGCCAATATCTGCTGACGCAGCTCGTGGTGAATATAACCTATGGTGTGCCTCTCGCCTTCGGTCTCTGGATTCTCGGCATCCCCAACGCGGCCCTGTGGGGAATGCTGGCAATCGTCTTGCGGTTCGTGCCCTATATCGGCCCGGTCATCGCGGCCATCTTGCCGCTGTTCCTTGCCTTTGCCGTGGCGCCCGGCTGGAACCTGCTTCTCTGGACGATCGGGCTGTTCGTCGTCATCGAGCTTCTTATAAACAACGTGATCGAGCCGTGGCTTTATGGTTCACGCACCGGCCTGTCGCCGCTTGCCATCATCGTGTCGGCCATTTTCTGGGCGTGGCTGTGGGGGCCGGTCGGGCTCGTTCTGTCGACGCCTCTGACGGTCTGCCTCGTGGTGCTGGGCCGCCATGTACCGAAATTCGAGTTCCTGGAAATCCTCTTCGGCAACGAGCCTGTGCTTGACCCGAAGGAACGCCTCTATCAACGCCTCCTTGCAGGCGACCCGGATGAAGCCACTGACAATGCCGAGGAAATGCTGGAACAGAAATATCTGGTCGAGTTCTACGGCTCGGTTGCTGTTCCCGCACTTCTGATGGCGGAGCGCGACCGGCTTCGCAGCGTGCTGACAGAGCAGCAGTTGCAGATCGTCACTGAAAGCACGAAGACGCTGGTGGCCAATCTGGAGCAGATTGCAACCGAGGAGGAGGGCGACGATGAAGAGATCGCGATTGAAAATCCTGATGGCGATGGCAGCAAAACCGATCTGGAGCTTCCTTCCGGCGAAGGTCGGTCGCTCCTGACCTTCGGCGGGCGAAGGGGGCTCGATGACACGGCGGCGGTCATGCTGGCGCAGGTGCTTGCCGTGCAGGGCGCCTCGGCAGAGGCGGTCGCGCATGATGCGCTCACTCCCGCCAGATTGAAGGCGCTGGATATTTCCGGCAGGGATACGCTGATGATCTGTTTTCTGGACCGGCAGGCGGCGCGTCACGCCCGGTTTGCGGTGCGCCGTCTGCGGCGGCTGCAACCCGCTGTGAGGGTAGGCGTGGTGCTGTGGCATGAGCCGAACGAAGCACGATCTGTCGACCGGGAGGCATTGCGGGAGGAGATGCAGGCGGATTTCGTCGCCTGCACCATGATTGAGGCCGTCGTTGAAGGGCTGTCGGAAACAAAGCCGAAGCCGCTGAAGGCAGCGGGCAAGACGGCGCGCGCACAGTCGCGCAAGGCAACCGCTGCAAAGCCCGCATAG
- a CDS encoding cystathionine beta-lyase: MTKQQVKTEKLGINTRLAHDGYQPRDYHGFVNPPVVRASTVLFPDAETMATGGQKYTYGTRGTPTSDALCAAINALEGSAGTICVPSGLAAVTVPLLAFLSPGDHALFVDSIYNPTRHFADTILKRLGVDVEYYDPEIGSGIAKLMRANTKVVFTESPASNTFEMQDIPAIVEEAHKGGAIVMMDNTWATALYFKALDFGVDISIHASTKYPSGHSDILFGTVSANEKCWPQLLETHGTLGLCTSADDTYQILRGMRTMGVRLEQHRKNALEIARWLEGHPAVDRVLHPALESHPGHEIWKRDFSGSSGIFSIVLAGGGQKEAHAFLDALEIFGLGYSWGGYESLAVHVRLNDRTIARGDYPGPVIRLQIGLEDVPDLIADLEKGFAAI; this comes from the coding sequence GTGACTAAGCAGCAGGTCAAGACAGAGAAGCTGGGTATAAACACGCGTCTCGCCCACGACGGTTATCAGCCGCGCGACTATCATGGCTTCGTGAACCCACCCGTTGTCCGTGCCTCAACCGTGCTTTTCCCCGATGCGGAAACAATGGCGACCGGCGGCCAGAAATACACCTACGGCACGCGCGGCACGCCGACCAGCGATGCCCTTTGCGCCGCGATCAACGCGCTGGAAGGTTCGGCGGGCACGATCTGCGTCCCGTCCGGCCTTGCCGCCGTCACGGTTCCGCTTCTCGCTTTCCTGTCGCCCGGCGACCATGCGCTGTTCGTCGATTCGATCTACAATCCGACCCGCCATTTCGCCGATACGATCCTCAAGCGCTTGGGCGTGGATGTCGAATATTACGATCCGGAGATCGGGTCCGGCATCGCGAAGTTGATGCGTGCGAACACCAAGGTCGTGTTCACGGAATCGCCCGCCTCGAACACGTTCGAGATGCAGGATATCCCCGCTATCGTCGAAGAGGCGCACAAGGGCGGCGCCATCGTCATGATGGACAATACATGGGCCACCGCGCTCTACTTCAAGGCGCTCGATTTCGGCGTGGATATTTCCATCCACGCCTCGACCAAGTATCCGTCCGGCCATTCCGATATTCTGTTCGGCACGGTATCGGCCAACGAAAAATGCTGGCCGCAGCTTCTGGAAACGCACGGAACGCTCGGTCTTTGCACTTCGGCTGACGACACCTACCAGATATTGCGCGGCATGCGCACCATGGGCGTGCGGCTGGAACAGCACCGCAAGAACGCGCTGGAAATCGCGCGCTGGCTTGAAGGCCATCCGGCGGTTGACCGCGTGCTGCATCCAGCGCTGGAAAGCCATCCCGGCCATGAAATCTGGAAACGGGACTTTTCCGGCTCCTCCGGCATTTTCTCCATCGTGCTTGCCGGCGGCGGGCAGAAGGAAGCCCATGCCTTCCTCGATGCGCTGGAGATTTTCGGCCTTGGCTATTCCTGGGGCGGCTATGAAAGCCTCGCGGTTCATGTCCGCCTCAATGACCGGACCATCGCCAGGGGCGACTATCCGGGACCGGTGATCCGCCTGCAGATCGGTCTGGAAGACGTGCCGGATCTCATTGCCGATCTCGAAAAAGGTTTCGCGGCAATTTGA
- the lpxE gene encoding lipid A 1-phosphatase LpxE, with protein MAASGTGSTFLYPFRAALELLQALLRPAYKGAPSSWTLEMTAIVVLLPFIILVLHLWDADIIRVTAQSTNFIMQLLRTVTDAIRTVVWLAIGIVVWLATAILLSPKLRSGARAWLVKLHGWATLILTSIIVASVPVEIGKLAIGRARPFLLDDVGAAYFSPFKGQFLYESFPSGHSMMAGVMMVSLWIFLPRWRILTVMICILFGISRLAAGAHYPTDVVAGLTIGFVTTWWVARYMATRNIIFSLDDESTMPRV; from the coding sequence ATGGCGGCGTCAGGCACGGGAAGCACTTTTCTTTATCCCTTTCGCGCAGCGCTGGAACTCCTTCAAGCTCTTCTGCGTCCGGCCTATAAGGGCGCGCCGTCCTCGTGGACGCTGGAAATGACAGCAATCGTCGTGCTTCTGCCCTTCATCATTCTCGTGCTGCATCTGTGGGATGCGGACATCATTCGCGTGACCGCGCAAAGCACCAATTTCATCATGCAGCTCCTGCGGACGGTAACGGATGCGATTCGCACCGTCGTATGGCTTGCAATCGGCATCGTCGTATGGCTCGCCACGGCGATACTGCTCTCACCGAAATTGCGTTCCGGCGCCAGAGCGTGGCTGGTGAAGCTCCACGGCTGGGCAACGCTCATCCTGACCTCGATCATCGTCGCAAGTGTGCCGGTCGAAATCGGCAAGCTCGCGATTGGCCGGGCACGCCCGTTCCTGCTCGATGACGTCGGCGCAGCCTATTTCTCGCCTTTCAAGGGCCAGTTCCTCTATGAAAGCTTCCCTTCCGGCCATTCCATGATGGCTGGCGTCATGATGGTTTCGCTCTGGATATTCCTGCCGCGCTGGCGCATCCTTACCGTTATGATCTGCATTCTCTTCGGAATAAGCAGGCTCGCAGCCGGGGCGCACTACCCCACGGATGTGGTCGCCGGTCTGACAATCGGATTCGTCACGACCTGGTGGGTGGCTCGCTATATGGCCACGCGAAATATTATTTTTTCTCTGGACGACGAAAGCACGATGCCGCGCGTCTGA
- a CDS encoding amino acid ABC transporter substrate-binding protein, with translation MKKTLMTGVLGAAALFCVASGASADTLSDVKAKGFLQCGVNTGLLGFSSPNDKGEWSGFDVDYCRAVASAIFGDPAKVKFTPLNAKERFTALQSGEIDVLIRNTTWTISRDTALGLDFAGINYFDGQGFMINSKKLSGINSALQLSGASICVQAGTTTEMNMADYFRANKMEYNPVVFEKIEEANAAYDSGRCDAYTTDQSSLYGVRLALANPDDHVILPEIISKEPFGLTVRQGDSKWTDVVRWVHNALLNAEEYGITQANVEEMKKSDNPDIKRLLGVEADTKIGTDLGLENDWVVKIIKGVGNYGEIFERNIGSGSPLKIARGINAQWNKGGLQYGIPVR, from the coding sequence ATGAAAAAAACTCTTATGACGGGTGTATTGGGTGCGGCGGCGCTGTTTTGCGTAGCTTCGGGAGCATCCGCTGACACGCTTTCCGATGTGAAGGCGAAAGGTTTTCTACAGTGCGGCGTTAATACGGGTCTGCTTGGATTCTCTTCCCCCAACGACAAGGGTGAGTGGTCCGGCTTCGACGTAGATTATTGCCGTGCCGTGGCTTCTGCGATTTTCGGTGATCCGGCGAAGGTGAAGTTTACGCCGCTCAACGCCAAGGAGCGCTTCACGGCCCTGCAGTCAGGCGAAATCGACGTCCTGATCCGTAACACGACCTGGACCATCAGCCGCGACACTGCGCTCGGCCTCGATTTTGCCGGCATCAATTACTTCGATGGTCAGGGCTTCATGATCAATTCGAAGAAGCTGTCGGGCATCAATTCCGCATTGCAGCTTTCCGGCGCTTCCATCTGCGTTCAGGCCGGTACGACGACCGAAATGAACATGGCCGACTATTTCCGCGCCAACAAGATGGAATATAATCCGGTGGTCTTCGAAAAGATCGAAGAAGCGAACGCCGCTTACGATTCCGGCCGTTGCGACGCCTATACGACCGACCAGTCCAGCCTTTACGGCGTTCGTCTGGCGCTCGCCAATCCCGACGATCATGTCATCCTGCCGGAAATCATCTCCAAGGAGCCGTTCGGCCTGACCGTTCGTCAGGGCGATTCCAAGTGGACGGACGTCGTTCGCTGGGTGCACAACGCGCTGCTCAACGCCGAGGAATATGGCATCACGCAGGCCAATGTCGAAGAGATGAAGAAGTCTGACAACCCGGACATCAAGCGTCTTCTCGGCGTGGAAGCGGACACCAAGATCGGCACCGATCTCGGTCTCGAGAACGATTGGGTGGTGAAGATCATCAAGGGCGTCGGCAATTACGGCGAAATTTTCGAGCGTAACATCGGCTCCGGCAGCCCGCTCAAGATTGCACGCGGCATCAATGCCCAGTGGAACAAGGGCGGCCTGCAATATGGCATCCCCGTCCGCTGA
- a CDS encoding amino acid ABC transporter permease, with the protein MASYSATERRQDSGGTSLLYDPRVRGIFYQVIVFGVVIGAIYWIVGNTVTNLQRANIASGFGFLSGRAGFDISQTLIQYSSDSNYGRAFLVGLMNTLYVAALGVVTASIIGFLVGIGRLSRNWLIRKICTVYVEVFRNIPPLLVIFFWYFGVLSVLPQARDSIALPLGTYMNNRGFFMPAPVWGEGAWLLPVALLIGIVASIVIARWAKRRQMATGQPFHTIRVAAALIIGLPVLALIATGFPISFDLPKLGTFNLTGGAQVKPEFLALFLALSFYTASFIAETVRAGVLGVNKGQTEAAYAVGLRPGQTMRLIIVPQALRIIIPPLSSQYLNLIKNSSLAIAIGYPDLVAVGGTILNQTGQSVEVVAIWMVIYLGISLITSGLMNWFNAKMALVER; encoded by the coding sequence ATGGCTTCCTATTCTGCAACTGAACGCCGCCAAGATAGCGGCGGAACCTCGCTCCTGTATGATCCGCGGGTTCGCGGCATCTTCTATCAGGTGATCGTCTTCGGGGTGGTCATCGGGGCAATCTACTGGATCGTGGGCAACACGGTCACCAATTTGCAGCGTGCGAACATCGCGTCCGGTTTCGGTTTCCTCAGTGGCCGCGCCGGTTTTGATATCAGTCAGACGCTCATTCAATACAGCAGCGACTCGAACTATGGCCGGGCCTTTCTGGTCGGCCTGATGAATACGCTTTACGTCGCCGCGCTCGGTGTCGTGACGGCTTCAATCATCGGATTTCTGGTCGGTATCGGGCGGCTTTCGCGCAACTGGCTGATCCGCAAGATCTGCACGGTCTATGTCGAAGTCTTCCGCAACATTCCTCCGCTGCTCGTCATCTTCTTCTGGTATTTCGGCGTGCTTTCGGTGCTGCCGCAGGCTCGCGACAGCATCGCCCTGCCGCTCGGCACATACATGAACAATCGCGGCTTCTTCATGCCCGCGCCGGTATGGGGCGAGGGGGCATGGCTTCTGCCCGTGGCGCTGCTCATCGGCATCGTGGCTTCGATCGTCATTGCGCGCTGGGCAAAGCGCCGCCAGATGGCGACGGGCCAGCCTTTCCACACGATACGCGTGGCGGCGGCGCTCATCATCGGCCTGCCCGTCCTGGCGCTGATCGCGACCGGCTTTCCGATCTCGTTCGATTTGCCGAAACTGGGGACCTTCAATCTGACCGGCGGTGCGCAGGTCAAGCCGGAGTTCCTCGCCCTGTTCCTGGCGCTGTCCTTCTACACCGCGTCCTTCATCGCTGAGACGGTCCGCGCCGGTGTTCTGGGCGTCAACAAGGGGCAGACGGAAGCGGCCTATGCCGTTGGCCTGCGTCCCGGCCAGACGATGCGCCTCATCATTGTGCCGCAGGCGCTGCGCATCATCATCCCGCCGCTGTCGAGCCAGTATCTGAACCTTATCAAGAACTCGTCGCTCGCAATCGCCATCGGCTATCCCGATCTTGTCGCCGTCGGCGGAACGATCCTCAACCAGACGGGTCAATCGGTCGAGGTCGTGGCGATCTGGATGGTGATCTATCTCGGCATCAGCCTGATTACCTCGGGCCTCATGAACTGGTTCAATGCCAAGATGGCGCTGGTGGAGAGATGA
- a CDS encoding amino acid ABC transporter permease: MENADLQYVRTQMVDGEAPPRSVQGLSHWLRVNLFATPVDAALTILGLLVVAWFLPPIIEWLFVKAVWTGADRTACLTVAQGGAQPEGWSGACWAFVNAKYEQFLYGRYPISERWRVNLTALIFAVLLVPLLIPKAPKKGLNAILFFFVFPIVAFFLLVGGWFGLPYVETPLWGGLLVTLVLSFVGIAVSLPLGIVLALGRRSKLPVIRAFSIIFIEMVRGVPLVTVLFMASVMLPLFLPPGVTFDKLLRALIGVALFASAYMAEVVRGGLQAIPRGQYEGADALGLSYWQKTGLIILPQALKLVIPGIVNTFIGLFKDTSLVYIIGMFDLLGIVRQNFADANWASPQTPATGLIFAGFVFWIFCFAMSRYSIFMERRLDTGHKR, translated from the coding sequence ATGGAAAACGCAGATCTCCAATATGTACGCACGCAGATGGTGGATGGCGAAGCGCCACCGCGCTCGGTGCAGGGGCTTTCCCACTGGCTGCGCGTCAACCTGTTCGCAACGCCCGTCGATGCGGCGCTGACCATTCTCGGCCTGCTGGTCGTGGCCTGGTTTCTTCCGCCGATCATCGAATGGCTGTTCGTCAAGGCCGTGTGGACCGGTGCGGATCGCACCGCCTGCCTCACCGTCGCGCAGGGCGGCGCACAGCCGGAAGGCTGGTCGGGCGCATGCTGGGCTTTCGTGAATGCGAAATACGAGCAGTTTCTCTATGGCCGCTATCCGATTTCGGAGCGCTGGCGCGTCAACCTGACGGCGCTGATCTTCGCCGTTCTTCTGGTGCCGCTCCTGATTCCGAAGGCGCCGAAGAAGGGGCTCAACGCGATCCTGTTCTTCTTCGTCTTTCCGATTGTCGCCTTCTTCCTGCTGGTCGGCGGCTGGTTCGGCCTTCCCTATGTGGAAACGCCGCTGTGGGGCGGGCTGCTGGTCACGCTTGTCCTGTCCTTTGTCGGCATCGCCGTGTCGCTGCCGCTGGGGATCGTGCTGGCGCTCGGACGGCGTTCAAAGCTGCCGGTCATCAGGGCGTTCTCGATCATCTTCATCGAAATGGTGCGCGGCGTTCCGCTGGTGACGGTGCTATTCATGGCCAGCGTCATGCTGCCCCTGTTCCTGCCGCCGGGCGTGACTTTCGACAAGTTGCTGCGTGCCTTGATCGGCGTGGCGCTTTTCGCTTCGGCCTATATGGCGGAAGTGGTGCGCGGCGGCCTCCAGGCCATTCCGCGCGGGCAGTATGAAGGCGCGGATGCGCTTGGCCTCAGCTACTGGCAGAAAACGGGACTGATCATCCTGCCGCAGGCGCTGAAGCTGGTCATTCCGGGAATCGTCAACACCTTCATCGGTCTCTTCAAGGATACGAGCCTTGTCTACATCATCGGCATGTTCGACCTGTTGGGCATCGTCCGTCAGAACTTCGCCGACGCTAACTGGGCTTCTCCACAGACGCCTGCTACTGGTCTGATCTTTGCGGGCTTCGTTTTCTGGATTTTCTGTTTCGCAATGTCGCGATACTCTATATTCATGGAACGACGCCTCGATACGGGTCATAAACGATAA
- a CDS encoding amino acid ABC transporter ATP-binding protein: MSAQSALPQSELGVEVDRSKMQVSKTDVAIEITNMHKWYGEFHVLRDINLKVMRGERIVVAGPSGSGKSTMIRCINRLEEHQKGKIVVDNIELTNDLKKIDEVRREVGMVFQHFNLFPHLTILENCTLAPIWVRKMPKKQAEEIAMHYLARVKIPEQANKYPGQLSGGQQQRVAIARALCMNPKVMLFDEPTSALDPEMVKEVLDTMVSLAAEGMTMICVTHEMGFARQVANRVIFMDQGQIVEQNSPDEFFDNPQHERTKLFLSQILH, encoded by the coding sequence ATGAGTGCACAAAGCGCCCTCCCGCAATCCGAGCTCGGAGTGGAAGTTGACCGTTCAAAGATGCAGGTTTCCAAAACCGATGTCGCCATCGAAATCACCAACATGCACAAGTGGTACGGGGAGTTCCACGTTCTGCGCGACATCAATCTGAAGGTCATGCGCGGCGAGCGCATCGTTGTGGCCGGCCCGTCGGGCTCGGGCAAGTCGACCATGATCCGCTGCATCAACCGTCTGGAAGAACACCAGAAGGGCAAGATCGTCGTCGACAACATCGAGCTGACCAATGACCTGAAGAAGATCGACGAAGTGCGCCGCGAAGTAGGCATGGTGTTCCAGCACTTCAACCTCTTCCCGCACCTGACGATTCTGGAAAACTGCACGCTGGCGCCGATCTGGGTGCGCAAGATGCCGAAGAAGCAGGCGGAAGAAATCGCCATGCATTATCTGGCCCGTGTGAAGATTCCCGAACAGGCCAACAAATATCCGGGCCAGCTTTCCGGCGGCCAGCAGCAGCGCGTCGCCATTGCGCGCGCACTGTGCATGAACCCGAAAGTCATGCTGTTCGACGAGCCGACATCGGCTCTCGACCCGGAAATGGTCAAGGAAGTGCTGGATACGATGGTGAGCCTTGCCGCCGAAGGCATGACCATGATCTGCGTGACGCACGAAATGGGCTTTGCCCGTCAGGTCGCCAACCGCGTGATCTTCATGGATCAGGGCCAGATCGTCGAGCAGAACTCGCCGGACGAGTTCTTCGACAATCCGCAGCACGAACGCACCAAGCTGTTCCTCAGCCAGATCCTGCACTGA